The following proteins come from a genomic window of Gemmatimonadaceae bacterium:
- a CDS encoding alpha/beta hydrolase translates to MPITIPEPRESGMTRTTDVPLYWCRHGRAGATPMVVLHGGPGASHDYLLPQLLMLATLGDGFDLVFYDQRGGGRSKTDDPTPVTVDTHVADFAAVCAELGVTGAPVVGYSWGALLALHVLVAARETAATLPPWHVLISPAPFLPADRAAFDAEFQRRQLSPAVAGLRTALQASGLREADPEAYRQRAFELSVAGYFAHPERSSNLTPFRVQGRVQQSTWASVDGVALLPALAGIGLPALVVHGTRDPIPLSSARATAAALGATFVELDDCGHVPYVEQPAALRAALEGFVATRSA, encoded by the coding sequence ATGCCGATCACCATCCCGGAGCCGCGTGAGAGCGGCATGACACGCACCACCGACGTGCCGCTGTACTGGTGCCGCCACGGGCGCGCGGGTGCGACCCCGATGGTCGTGCTGCATGGCGGGCCGGGGGCGAGCCACGACTACCTGCTGCCGCAGTTGCTGATGCTGGCCACGCTGGGCGACGGCTTCGACCTGGTGTTCTACGACCAGCGCGGCGGAGGGCGGTCGAAGACCGACGACCCGACGCCGGTGACGGTGGACACGCACGTGGCAGACTTTGCGGCGGTGTGCGCGGAACTCGGCGTGACGGGAGCACCGGTCGTCGGCTATTCGTGGGGGGCGCTGCTGGCACTGCACGTGCTGGTTGCCGCACGGGAGACGGCTGCGACGCTGCCGCCATGGCACGTGCTGATCTCGCCGGCACCGTTCCTCCCCGCCGATCGCGCCGCGTTCGACGCCGAGTTCCAGCGCCGGCAGCTCTCGCCTGCCGTGGCCGGCCTGCGGACCGCGCTGCAAGCATCGGGACTGCGCGAGGCGGATCCGGAGGCGTACCGGCAGCGGGCGTTCGAGCTGAGCGTGGCAGGCTACTTCGCGCACCCCGAGCGCTCGTCCAACCTGACGCCGTTCCGGGTGCAGGGCCGGGTGCAGCAATCCACCTGGGCGAGTGTGGATGGGGTGGCGCTGCTCCCCGCCCTGGCCGGGATCGGCCTGCCGGCACTGGTGGTGCACGGCACCCGTGACCCGATCCCGCTGTCGAGTGCGCGCGCCACCGCGGCCGCGCTCGGCGCCACCTTCGTCGAACTGGACGACTGCGGTCACGTCCCGTACGTCGAGCAGCCCGCGGCGCTCCGCGCGGCGCTCGAGGGCTTCGTGGCAACCCGGAGCGCCTGA